Proteins from a genomic interval of Equus quagga isolate Etosha38 chromosome 11, UCLA_HA_Equagga_1.0, whole genome shotgun sequence:
- the FAM187A gene encoding Ig-like V-type domain-containing protein FAM187A, which yields MNLAHTTVLLWVWGSLQAFEIVEKENIFQRTPCPAFLMFDNAAYLADMSFELPCHCKPEEVTAVVWYYQKHLGSGHTKVLTDFDGRVLTEEAQVRVGSDMLVRFSIRMFGLLVFRAQPEDSGLYFCGTRKGDYFYAYDVDIQSSEGMVATFKDQGQEPFADEYQGSLHVFTTFWEWTPCDRCGVRGEQWRIGLCYLQSPDLSPRYRKTLPDVVSCGSRAVPTSLRAKARDHTPELLVQSCIVPCERKVIQEGMMAIFNYVSKLGSRPWVPQVPIQFHQQRLGHGLIISCPGARPEHAVAWDKDHQFLYRTQYLKGVNRSMRVFIDHGNHLHIRFTQLSDRGIYYCWRQGVRVAGFRLGVMSRGHYRASFSDPETRAAMELTLIGYLLITTVFVTIHLCRCCCYLFRCCPNFSP from the coding sequence CTGATGTTTGACAATGCAGCATACCTGGCTGACATGAGCTTCGAGCTTCCCTGCCACTGCAAGCCCGAGGAGGTGACTGCTGTCGTCTGGTACTACCAAAAGCACCTAGGTAGCGGCCACACCAAAGTGCTCACGGACTTCGATGGGCGGGTGCTGACGGAGGAAGCCCAGGTGCGTGTGGGCAGTGACATGCTGGTCCGCTTCAGCATCCGCATGTTCGGTCTGTTGGTTTTTCGAGCCCAGCCCGAGGACTCAGGCTTGTATTTTTGTGGCACCCGCAAGGGGGACTACTTTTACGCCTATGATGTGGACATCCAGAGCAGTGAGGGAATGGTGGCCACCTTCAAGGACCAGGGCCAGGAGCCCTTTGCAGACGAGTACCAAGGGAGCCTGCATGTCTTCACCACCTTCTGGGAGTGGACCCCCTGTGACCGCTGCGGGGTGCGCGGGGAGCAGTGGCGCATTGGCCTCTGCTACCTGCAGAGCCCAGACCTCTCCCCACGCTACCGCAAGACACTGCCTGATGTGGTGTCCTGTGGTTCGCGGGCTGTGCCGACTAGTCTTCGGGCCAAGGCCAGGGACCACACACCTGAGCTGCTGGTTCAGAGCTGTATTGTGCCCTGCGAGAGAAAGGTGATCCAGGAGGGCATGATGGCCATCTTCAACTATGTGTCCAAATTGGGCAGCCGGCCCTGGGTGCCCCAGGTGCCCATTCAGTTCCACCAGCAGAGGCTGGGCCACGGACTCATCATCTCCTGTCCCGGGGCCCGGCCAGAGCACGCCGTGGCCTGGGACAAGGACCACCAGTTCCTCTACCGCACACAGTACCTGAAGGGCGTCAACAGGTCCATGAGGGTGTTCATTGACCACGGCAACCATCTCCACATCCGCTTTACCCAGCTGAGTGACCGGGGCATCTACTATTGCTGGCGTCAGGGGGTGCGAGTCGCTGGGTTTCGACTGGGCGTGATGTCTCGAGGCCACTACCGGGCCTCATTCTCGGACCCTGAGACTCGCGCCGCCATGGAGCTCACCCTAATAGGCTACCTGCTCATCACAACAGTCTTTGTCACCATTCACCTCTGTCGTTGCTGCTGTTACTTATTTCGCTGTTGTCCCAACTTCTCCCCCTAG